TTActgtacctttttatttttatttctattatttatttattaatattttatttatttatttattcctgagagacacatagagaggcagagacacaggcagagggagaagcaggctctctacagggagctggatgtgggacttgatcccaggaccccgggaccatgacctgagctgaaggcagacgctcaaccactgagccactcaggggtcctcCTTACtgtacctttttaaagaaatttaattaaaaaaatgtttttattattacttttaagattttatttatttatttgacagagtacagataagcagagcagcaggcagaagaagagggagaagcaaactcccctctgagcagagagcccaatgcaaggctcgataaccaagaccttgggatcatgacctgaaccaaaggcagatgcttaaccaactgaaccacccagttgggtttttttgttttttgtttttttaaaacagttgaGAAACTGAATTAAGTTGTAGCTCAGAGATACCATGCTAGAAAGTGATGGAACTGGTTTACCATTTCAGGCCTGTTGGACCCTGGAGTGCTGACACTACTCGTTTCCTCTCGCCTTGTAATGTGGGAGAGTAGGAAGAGAATATTACCAGTCATGGGAAGGACCTACTTTCCAGAAATACCTCTTCCATTGCTGTCCAAATTTCACCAATTGGTTGACCTAAATACCTTAATCTGGAgctattttgttggtttttaatttagtttttatttttatcagagttATACATGTGTATGCTTTAAAGACTCATTTGGTTCAATAAGACTTGTTACTTAAAGGTCTCCTGATACCCCCACCTCTAGCCACTGGGGGTGATCACTTCAGCTCTTTTTCAGTTGatgggatttttctatttcttttgcttatattgccacaaacccccccccccccgcccccccccacacacacacagccttccCCCAGGTATAGGCATAGTTTATTGACTTCTGACTCTGGAAGGTGATGGTTAACTAACTCAGTGCTCTCCCAGCCCCCATCACACACGTACACACTTTACATCCTCCCAATAGTGTTGTGTGGCAATACTGATGAGATCAGGATTACATTCCTTTCGCTCTGTTCCCAGAATGTATTCTGAACTTGCTCACTTCACCCTCCACAATTACTACATTCATCTAACCACTGTCTTTTACCTGGATTATGGCTAttgcctcctaactggtcttcctATTTTTGTCCTTGatctcttttgttgttttttatttttaagattttatttattcgtttgacagaaagcacaagcaggaggagtgggagatggaagagcaggctccccggctgtgcagggagcccactgcagggctcagtcccaggattctgggatcatgacctgaacaaaggctgacacttaactgactgagccacccaggtgcacctgtcCTTGATCTCTTTTGATCTCTTCTCAGTACAGCAACCAGAGTGATCCtgttaaaaagtaaatgattGGCTCAAAACTCCCATGGCTTCCTGCCTTCACTCAGAGTGAAGGCCAGAGTTCTTACCTATGATCTAGAAGGCACTGTGTGATCTTGATACTTCTCTGTCATCCCTTATTACTCTCTCCTTTTGTACTCTGCTCCAAACACACCGATCTTCCTtgctttgtctctgcctcagggcctATGTActtgttcttctctctttctggaatacTTGTTTCCCAGACATCTGCACAGCTGGCTTCCTCCAGCTTCCTGAACAGATACCCATCTGCACAGTTAGCtaactttctccacatctttattttttatttactgatttttaaaaaaagaatgtcttttaacgtttatttattttttagtaatttctatacccagcATGAGTATAAGGGGCTCAGTTTCActaccctgagattgagagtttcatactcttctgactgagccagccaggcgcccctatttatttatttatttatttatttatttatttatttatttatttatttatttatttatttaaagattttatttttaagtaatttctatacccaacctggggcttgaacctacgaccctgagatcaagagttgcatgctccacagactgagccagccagacacccctctcCAGATCATTACCAATGGTTATCTCAGTGAGGCCCTCTGTGGCCATCTTATCTGAATCTTCATTCCTCACCAAGGTTCATAATTCCTTCTCctgctcattttttccccatattttcaCTATCTagcatatttgttatttttattacttacttTATAATAAgtatctttatattatatatttatgtataggtaaatttattttattttattttttaaagatttttatttatttattcatgagagacagagagagaggcagagacacaggcagagggagaagcaggctccatgcagggagcccgacatgggactcaatcctgggactccaggatcacaccctgggctgaaggcagacgcttaaccgctgagccacccaggcgtcccaatatattttataataattataaattcttaTTACTTAGGATCTTACTTAGCATTTGTTTCCTGCACCAGACTATAAGCTTGAGGATAGGAATTTGCATCTGTTTTGTTGGCCCTGGTATCTTCAGTACCTAGAACACATAGCAGGTGTTTAGTAAGTTCTTATTGAAATGATTGAATTAATACGTTATGATTAGTAAGTGCTACCCACTGCTAAGCCATGTGATATATtgccattatttttcatttgccatGTTCACTAGTTTTTCCTGGAAGTAGTGATCATCTTTGTTTTGCTCAGGTGTCTATGTATTTACCATTAATTCATCTCCCCAATTAGGGGAAATCCTAATTGATAAAGTTTTCTTCTCCATCTGTCCAACATATTGTATACCTTCCCTCTCAATATATGGCCTTCTgagttctgtctttttttttttttaaaagattttatttatttgaggggaggaagaggagcagaggaaggagaagcagactccctgctgaacagggagcctgatgcaggcccaatcccagaacccagagatcatgacctgagctgaagtcagacacttaaccgactaagccacccaagtgcctctcaGTTCTGTCTTCTTGAAGAAAACTGTCTCAGAGCTTTCTTGATTTCTATTTAAGTTTTTCTGTGGTTACAGAAATAATCTATAAGAATTCAATCTTTggaaatttattgagacttatttgaGGCCCAGAATATGAATGGTTTATCTTGGTGAATATTCTAGgtccacttgaaaaaaaaaaaaagtgctgttcTGCAGTATTGGGTGTGATGGTCTAGAAATGTCAGTTTGATTGAGAATGTTTAGATATTCTTTAtccacacagattttttttttctctactaactctatcaattactgagaggtgttaaaataaaatctccaactACAATTGTGGATTTGTCTCTCCCTTTAGTTATGTCAGTTTCActtcatgaaatttaaaactgTAATTATGTGGATACATATTTAGTATCATGTTTTTCTGATAATTGTCTCtcttatcattatgaaatgtctcTTTATCTCTTGTAATTCTTTGTTTGGAAGCCTACTTTCATATTCCTATAACTGTTATTCTTATACTTTCTTATgcttacatgtattttatatatttcatttttttatgggctatctatttgtgtctttatatttaaggtGCATCTCAGGTAGATAGCATATAGTCTTGCCTGTTTTCCAGTCTGAAAAGCTGTGGCTTTTAATTGGAATGTTTAGTATatattaaagattgtatttatttattcatgagagacacatagagagagaggcagagacacaggcagagggagaagtaggctccatgcagggagcctgatgcgggacttgatcctgagaccctgggatcacaccctgggctgaaggcagacgttcaaccgttgagccatccaggagtcccagtccatttatatttaatgtgattatagACCTGGTTGAATTTAATCTTCCATTTgctacttgtttttgttttttgttttttgtttttgcctcttctgttttttattcctttgttcctttcctactttcttttggtttagttgaaattttttaaaaaagaataccattttagaggtacctgggtggctcagttggttaagcatctgacttcagctcaggtcatgatatcagggccCTGGGTTCAGCCCcctcattgagctccctgctcagcggggagtctgcttttccttctccctctcaaataaataaataaataaaatctttagaaaaaggaaTAGCATTTTGTCTCCTCTATtgacttgctattttttttactaGTTAATATAGGGCTAACTATGCATCCTTATTAATTTACTAACACTCTTTAGAGTCAGTTTTGTGTCACTTCATATATTACAACTGACACTTAAcacttctcatttctctcttcacGTCTGACACCTTACAAGTATATTTACCTCACAacagtataatttcatttaactGCCCTCCTTTTTTTGTGTGCTATTATTgttatacttttaatttcaaatacattATAAACCCCACTTTACAGTAATTATTTATAGTTTTCCAGCCAGTTGTCTTATATGGCAACTATAAGAAAcaacaataacattttttaaaaaaattttatttatttacttatgagagatacagagagagaggcagagacacaggcagagggaaatgcaggctgTGGGACTCGACtcaggaaccctgggatcatgacctgagccaaaggcagacgtccactgaaccactcaggcatccctaaaatctttttttacctttgttttcatCAGTTGGCTATAATCCctcatattttgtatttcttctgagTGGGTTTTCTGCGTTCTTTGGATCAAGGTGATATCTTCATTAAGTTTGGAATTTTTAGTCCTTATTCTCCCGCATTCTCACTATTTTCTCTCCCTGGGACTACAATTATGTGAATATGGAACTGTATTCCATTGTATCAACTGTATGATATTGTTGTCTAGGGGTGCACAGGGTGTCCTGTGCCTCTGTTgctttttcttcaatatttttttctttgttctactgatttttcttcatgttcGCTGattctttttgtatgtgtgtgctgTCTCCATTTTGCTGTTCATATTGTAGAATGAATTTTCCGCTCATTGTACTTTTAAGCTCtagaattttgactttttttgtatgctttaaaaaataatttccatttttgtgcTGAAATTTCTTGTCTACTTATTGtcatcatattttcctttaattctctgATCATATTTAAAATCACTGCTGTAATATTTTTACTTACTAAATCCGATATTTGGATCATTTTGGCAtcattttctatttactttttcctttgtggGTCAAATTTTCTTAGGgttgttttgtggggtttttttttgcatgtttagtgattttttttttattgtatactgGCGATAGTGGTTGATGCCTTAGTGAGACTGTGGATTCTGTTATCTTGTTTTAAAGAGCATCATGTCCTGATAGTCAATTCAGTTTGCTGGCTGATCACCTTGAAGCTTGTTTTTATGTTCCGTTAGGGCAGGTAGGTGGAAGTCCAAGGATGTTTCTCTCATCACCTCTGACTTGACAGGGGTCAGCCTCCAAACCTGAGACTTGTGTTGGGCTTTGGTTTTAGGCTTTGTTAGGACAGATTTACTCATGGTCTACACTCATAGGTGGCATCTTTCTGGATTATTGTCTCATGCTGCTTGTTATTTACATCTTGAAAATGGCAGCCTCTCATATTTTTCTGTCTAATGACTGTTTATGGAGGGAGGGCTCATCTGCCAGTAAGCACCCTGCCAGAGATGGGAGCTGCCCTGGAGCCCTGTGGCCTGCTCCATATGGGTTGATGTCCAGGCTCGCTGCTCAGCTGTTGTCTTGGAATCTCTCTCTACCACTATCCTGAGGTACCCTTTGCCTTTTGAGCTGAAGTCTCTGTTTTCTGGataccacattttcttatttttggttgATTTCTTTAGGTAGAGGAACAGTCAGTAGCTTCCTGAGAAAGGGAAGATGAACTTTTTGAGTATCTGAAAATGTGTTTAATAAACCGTCACACTTGACTGATGGCTAATTGGGTagagaattctaggttggaaataattttctatcaTAATTTTAGGCATTCTTCATTGAATATCTAATGCTATGTGGATTTTGTGAAACTTTAACCTGAaaacctctccccctccccccccccccctttctggaagcttttaggaccttcttttcttccccattgTTGTGGAATTCCCATGTGGTGTATTTTGTGGAGGTCTGTTCTCctccattgtgtgtgtgcttAGTAGGCTTTTTCAACCCAGTGGGAGTTTTCTTGAagtctttctttgatttcctcCTCTTGACTtcacttttcttctgaaatgtttaCTATCCAAGTATTGGACCTCCTCCAAGTATTGGCTctacaatttttttcccctctctattctatctctttgtatttctttattttggagagaTTTCTTCAACTTTATCTTCCAATGCTTAGGTTGCATTTTTCATTGATGTTATATTGTTAAttgttaaaaacttaaaaaaaataatttgaggcacagagagcgagaacatgagtgagggagagaggaacagagggagaggaagagcaagaaacagactccccactgagcaaggagcctaatgtggggtttgatctggGATCATGCATGATCTACCTTTGGCTtcaaaggtagatgtttaaccaactgaactacccaggtgccccaaaatctctctctctctttttaaaagattttatttttaagtaatctctatacccagggtaggacttgaacccacaaccttgagatcaagagttacatgcgcatccaactgagccaaccagacacccCTCTGTTTTTCTTTGACTACTCCCtcaacgttttttttttaagattttatttacgtatttgagacagagagcataagcagggaggagggtcagaaagagagggagaagcagattcaccctgagcacggagcctgatgtgaggctcaatcccaggaccctgagatcctgacctgagccgaaagtggatgcttaaccaattgagcctcccaggagccccctccccctcacttttttttaagaaatagcatTCTATTATTGTTTTACAGATCTTTTCCTATGTCTGAAAATATTGATGTTTATTTTGGTAAACAAAAATTTGCCTCTGCATTGTTTTTCTTTCGTCTCAGTCACttgctttctgtgtttgtttggcGTGTCTCGTGTGCTTTCCTGTGGGGTATGGAGAGGAGTTTCTTGGTCATCTGGTTTGTGTATTGCCAGAGTTCATGCCTTTTTCTTCACCCTCTGTGTGAACTAGAAGACCCCCAGCTTCCTTGGAGCCTTTTGTAGTTGGGGAGTAAACAGGAGGTCTCAAGACTAGAGGCTTCTGCTTGGCATGTTGTAGAAGAGGGGGTCACctccacagccctgccctcaggaacTGTCTAAGGCCTCTGGGGTTCTTCCCTGTGCCAGGCAGACTAGTGAACTAGATAGAGGCACCCAACGTGCTTGTGCCATTGAAGGAGGATGGATGGGCCTACAGCTTACTGGAGATCAGAGGCTTGTGTTCATCTTCAGGGAGCCCCAAGAACCTGTGATCTGTGGAGCAGAGAAGACAAACACTGAGCCCCCAAGAGCCCTGGCATCTGCCCACTCTGATGCCCTCCCATAGTCCATCTCTCCCCAGCCCAGAGCTGGTGATGTCCTGCCAGAGTGAGCAGCCTCCCAGCCTGGGTACAGTGAAAGTCCAGGTCTGCCCTGGCTGCAGCCTCCCGCCCTGTCTGGCATCTGTTATGCCAGACTGCTGCTTCTACAGAAACCAGGCAGGCTCCTGCTACACACAGGCACCTCTCCTCCATGGCCATTGCCCAGGAGGGCTTGGTAGTGGGCGCTGATGGGTGTTTGTTAAGTGAAGACATGGGCAAAGGAAGACCTCAAGTTCCTTGCATTTGGCCAGGCTGGGCCAGCTGGTGGTAAAGGCCTTACAGGAGGACCCTACACGTTGCCTCCCCCAGGACCTCACTACCATAGCCCAGGCCCCCTCACCACCAGGCTGTGAGCATGCTCCCACGCGTCACTGAGGTGGAAGCAGGGAATCTGAATGCTGGAGAAACCTTCCACACGGCTGGGGATAGTGGTGCAAttacaggcccagagaggggaaggtaTAGGACATGCACACACAGCCAGCTGTGAACCTGAAGCTGTGAGCTGCTAGAGCCCTTCTGGTTCATTGTTCCTATCAGTGAGCCTGCTGTGTAGGGGAGAGGGCATACAGAGGACTCTGGGCCAAATGGACCCCCTGCTGTGGTGCGGAATGTCCCCTTACCACCTTTTCCTGGGGATCTAGAGAGCAGAGGTGAGTGCTCCCCACCTTCCTTGGCATCCTCCCAGCCCCCTCAAAGTTGGGCCACTGAGTTGTTTGCTGCGGGCCTAGAAGTCCTCTCTCTACCTTCCAGCCTCTCTTGCATGATTCCTGCCAAAGTGTGAGCTGGTGGCCTGCCCAGTGGAACCAGCACTTTGGGGACGGGTCTTGGGATTACACGCCCTATCCCCTGCACATGGTCACACGGCCAGGTTCACAGGAGGCCCCCTATTTCTTTAGCTGCAGATCTGGGACACAGCTGGCCAGGAGCGATTCCGCACCATCACCCAGAGCTACTACCGCAGTGCCAACGGGGCCATCCTCGCTTACGACATCACCAAGAGGAGCTCCTTTCTGTCTGTGCCTCACTGGATTGAGGATGTGAGGAAGTACGCGGGCTCTAACATCGTGCAGCTGCTGATTGGTGAGCTGGGGGGAACGGGGCAGGTCTAGCAGTGTTCCTCAGGGCATGGATCTGCCTCTCTGTCTTagtctcttcctcctttttatttattttttatttttttaaggttttatttatttatttgagagaccaaGTGAGAGAGACCACGGGCAGGgtaagaggtagagggagaaacagaccccacggagcagggagcctgatgtggacctctatccttggactccaggatcacgacctgagctgaaggcagaggcttaattgacagagccactcaggcgcccctctttctcctttttaaacaAAGGGCAAGTGGAGTACAGAGAGAGGCTGAACTTGGCCAGGCAGGAATGAAACAAGAACTGGAACTGCGATCTTCCAAATTCTGATCCTGCCAATCACTTACACAGTTATATTCAAAACTGGAAttagagggaggaagaaaggggttACCATGTAACCCCACAGAGGGTAACACTGGTTAAACTTTCACTTGGGTCGTTGCATTTAGTTCCCATAACCTGGCCACTCACTCCTTGTTTGTAAGGGGTaggagctgaggctcagaaaagtgaaGTCTTTTATCCCAGTCCACACAGCCTGTGAGCATATAAATACGAAACTTTGAGCTCTGCCAGTTGTCATTCAGTGACGTCCCCTCATACTACACTGCAGAGCAGGGTTGTCAACCATCTGTGTGCTTCCATGTCACTCTGAAGTTTGTGAAAACACAGATGCCAGGCACCACATCTGGATGGGGCCTGTGAATGTGCATTTCTCACAGGTTCCCAGGTGGTGCCGAGGACACCTGTTTGTGACCCAGggaccccactttgagaaccactgttgcTCTTACCTGCTCTTTGCTTTTCCTCATAAATCAATTCCTCAGACCTGGGCTCAAGAAGCTTTGGACCATTTGTGTGGTCCTGAGATTCTTACTCCAACAGTCaggctgattcttttttttcttttttttttttttaagattttatttatttattcatgagagagagagagagagaggagaggcagagacacaggcggagggagaagcaggctccatacagggagcctgacgtgggactcaatctcgggtctccaggatcacgcccttggccaaaggcaggcgcttaaccgctgagccacccagggatcccagtcaggCTGATTCTTTCAAGTTTCATATTTATATGCTCACAGGCTGTGTGGAGTGGGATATGCAAGCATTTGGCAGAGCTGGACTTCACAGGCAAGAGTGGAGACTTAAAAGAATTCTTCTAGAAATGGGGTCAAGGAGCCGTTGACCAGATTTTTTAGAACATAATGAAACCTCTGACGCCTTGTAGAAGCCAGAGATGTGCCCTCGGGTTGGCTGGTACGCTTTGCTCTGACAAGCCGAAAGCAAAATAATCGAAAACCACGATCTTAGAGCAAATAAGAGAATTCCAGAGGAAAGTAGGAGAGAATAAATAATAAGCCTAAAAAAAATTGTAGCGAAGGACAAAACTCACAATgctaggtttctttcttttttttttttttttttaaggattttatttatttattcatagagacacacacagagagagagagaggcagagatacaggcagagggagaagcaggctccacgcagagagcctgacgtgggactcgatcctgggtctccaggatcacgccctgggctgcaggcggcactaaacccctgcgccaccggggctgcccagcaatgctaggtttcttccttttccttttccttttccttttccttttccttttccttttccttttccttttccttttctttccttttccttttccttttccttttcctttccttttttctttccttcttttttttttttttttttttaagattttatttatttattcgtgagagacagagagagaggcagagggagaagcaggctcgattcctggaccccgggatcatgacctgagccgaaggcagccaggtgtcccacaatGCTAGGTTTCTTTGTTAACACCGCCACATAGGGAGTGCCTGCCAAGTGCCAGTTGTGTTTTCAGGCTCGTTTTACCATTTGATTCCTCCTGGGCTGAGGTGGTagcagagatgaggaaactgagattcaaggATGCTGTGTGACCCACTTATCTgtgggtcacacagcaagtgaaaGGGAGCCGAAGTTTCTCACAGCTCTGAAGTACTGTGTTCTTTAACCAAACTTTAGGGCTCCTGCTTGTCAGGAAGAGGCAATAAAATACTCGAGCCTCTggcaaaagtaaaagaaaaaaaaatgaacaagggacttcaaatgttagaaataagagctttaacattaaaaagtcgggatccctgggtggcgcagtggtttagcgcctgcctttggcccagggcgcgatcctggagacccgggatcgaatcccacgtcaggctcccggtgcatggagcctgcttctccctctgcctgtgtctctgcctctctctctctctctctgtgactatcataaataaataaaaattaaaaaaaaattaaaaaaaaaaaaaaaaacattaaaaagtcttagaaaaaagagggggagggacacatgggtggcccagtggttgagcgtctgtcttcagctcagggcgtgatcctggggtcctgggatcaagtctcacatcaggctccctgcatggagcctgcttctccctctacctatgtctctgcctctctctgtgtctctcatgaataaataaataaaatttttaaaaaagagagagagagatgaccaAGCAAAGTGGTATTGGTTGGCAGCTGGTAGGGCACGATGTTCGGCCTGGCATCTCTGGGTCTCTGGGTGCGGCCCACCCGGTGGGTCAGGGCCTGCTGGCACCCATGGGCCTCACCCCGCCGCACTGGGCCTTTCCCCACAGGGAACAAGTCGGACCTCGGCCAGCTCCGCGAGGTCCCGCTGGCCGAGGCGCAGAGCCTGGCAGAGCACTACGACATCCTGTGTGCCATTGAGACGTCGGCCAAGGACTCGAGCAACGTGGAGGAAGCCTTCGTGAGGGTGGCCACGGAGCTGGTTGTCAGACACGGTGGCCCGCTGCTCAGTGAGAAGGGCACTGACCACATCCAGCTGGACAGCAAGGACGTCGGGGAGAGCTGGGGCTGCGGCTGCTGACCGGGGTGccgggcaggcaggcaggggcctccccacctccccgccccccgccccccgcccccagcctgccAGGCCCACCCCTCCAGGGCTGGCCCTCCATGGCGCCAGCGATTCTAGTGCAGCTGGTTAAAGTCCTGGAATTATTTATCCATTCCGTGGCCTGGGTACTTGATGGGAAAGCTACCCTCGAGGAAGGAAGAAGTGGGGTGCCTTCTGGGTATTGGGGGTGGGGCCCCTCCTGCCGGCCAGTGACGGTCCCCTCCGAGTTCTTCACAGTCCAGGACTGGCCCAGGCCCATGGGTATAGACCACGGTGGGAGAGGGCCAGGATGTGCCTCCCCTGCGGCATGTGTACTGATTCCGACCACTTCACACCTTGAGTCTTGCTGTAGCTGTGGCGGCAGCAGGTTGCTGCCTCCCAGGGATGTGGCTGGTGCCGGTTCTCCCGGGTCACTTGGGGCCTCTGGTCGGAGCCTCGgagggagagagcgagcgagcagcCCAACAGATTCAGTTCCTGAGCACAGCCCCAGGGAAGCCCTAACTCCTTCCCGGCGAGGaaccttcttcctttcttcactgCCAGCTCTAAGCTCGCAGATAGCTTGGGGCTTGGCTTGCTGCCTTAGCAAGCAAGACCTCTCAAGTTTTCTGGTTTTCCATGTAGCTTCTTGTTTTCATCGGCACAAGTATGGGGTCATGGCCCACTGACTGTCTGCTGGCCTGGGGCACAAAGTTTTGCCACTCAGGTTGCAAAACCAGCTGATTCTTCAGCACGGACTCTCAGAACTTGTAGGTTTGGGGGAATGAGATAGGAATGTGGACATTTAAGGGAAAAGTAAAAGCTTGTATCCCTGAGGCTCAGGTCTAAGAGGGAACCTCAGGGCACCTAGTCTGACCTGTGCAGAAGCCCTTCCTGCCACGTCCAGAGTGACAGCTCCCCCACTGCCTCCAGTCTAGCTTATAGTTTCCCAAGCCAAGAAGGCAAGGCCCTGGCAGTCCTGGGTCTGGCCACTTCATCCTTGCGGCC
This window of the Canis lupus dingo isolate Sandy chromosome 20, ASM325472v2, whole genome shotgun sequence genome carries:
- the RAB43 gene encoding ras-related protein Rab-43 isoform X3, whose amino-acid sequence is MMNSAAYAVTEAKTQPLGSRKERRVNSVLGWSFGLCVRESSTDQLQIWDTAGQERFRTITQSYYRSANGAILAYDITKRSSFLSVPHWIEDVRKYAGSNIVQLLIGNKSDLGQLREVPLAEAQSLAEHYDILCAIETSAKDSSNVEEAFVRVATELVVRHGGPLLSEKGTDHIQLDSKDVGESWGCGC
- the RAB43 gene encoding ras-related protein Rab-43 isoform X1; amino-acid sequence: MAGPGPGPGDPDEQYDFLFKLVLVGDASVGKTCVVQRFKTGAFSERQGSTIGVDFTMKTLEIQGKRVKLQIWDTAGQERFRTITQSYYRSANGAILAYDITKRSSFLSVPHWIEDVRKYAGSNIVQLLIGNKSDLGQLREVPLAEAQSLAEHYDILCAIETSAKDSSNVEEAFVRVATELVVRHGGPLLSEKGTDHIQLDSKDVGESWGCGC
- the RAB43 gene encoding ras-related protein Rab-43 isoform X2, producing the protein MAGPGPGPGDPDEQYDFLFKLVLVGDASVGKTCVVQRFKTGAFSERQGSTIGVDFTMKTLEIQGKRVKIWDTAGQERFRTITQSYYRSANGAILAYDITKRSSFLSVPHWIEDVRKYAGSNIVQLLIGNKSDLGQLREVPLAEAQSLAEHYDILCAIETSAKDSSNVEEAFVRVATELVVRHGGPLLSEKGTDHIQLDSKDVGESWGCGC